CTCCGGCTTATTCTTGGATATCGCCAACAACGCCGGCACCGATAGTTCTTCCACCTTCGCGGATTGCATAACGAAGACCTTTCTCCATTGCGATCGGGGTAATCAGTTCTGCCTTGATC
This region of Candidatus Cloacimonadota bacterium genomic DNA includes:
- the tuf gene encoding elongation factor Tu (EF-Tu; promotes GTP-dependent binding of aminoacyl-tRNA to the A-site of ribosomes during protein biosynthesis; when the tRNA anticodon matches the mRNA codon, GTP hydrolysis results; the inactive EF-Tu-GDP leaves the ribosome and release of GDP is promoted by elongation factor Ts; many prokaryotes have two copies of the gene encoding EF-Tu), producing SGYRPQFYFRTTDVTGTLTLPEGVEMVMPGDKVSIKAELITPIAMEKGLRYAIREGGRTIGAGVVGDIQE